From the Trifolium pratense cultivar HEN17-A07 linkage group LG4, ARS_RC_1.1, whole genome shotgun sequence genome, the window ataagctaacttatcagcaatccgctattttttaccaaacaaagccTAATATACCTTATGAAAATAACTCGTAGGATATATAAAAATGGcttattatacataagtgctTTTCATGATAAGCATTTAtactataagctgcaaataagctgATTATACaaacttgtttaaaaaaaaaaaagctgatTATACAAACATTACTCAGTGTAAAAGGGTAAATGTATTTACCAGGAGCGTGTAAGTTCAAAACACGGTTAACAATATGCCTGCAACAGTAGTAACAaacattaatatataaatatagagaTAACAATAAGTTTAGTttattagggttagggtttatgAAAAGTACCAAGGAATGTATCTAATGGGAAAACCATCTTTCTCAATGCGAGTTTTAACAAGTGAATCAGGAACTTTCTTGTTAAGCTCCTTCAGTATTTCAGATAAAGGTCTACAAATTCCTGAAATTGGTACATCATCTGCAACTTTCTCGAactctgatgatgatgatgttgatgctGCATGTTTTAACTTTGATGAATAACAACGGTTTTGGTTCAGAAAATAGCACACTGTTTTTCTCAGGTGGTTCAATTTTagggatgaagatgaagaagacaGTGATGATgccatttgaattttgaaatgagtccaaaaatttcaatttttgtgtcAAGTGGACTTATATAACGGTGCATCTAAATGGGCCTGGCTTTTTTGTTATGGGCTTTTTGACTCACGGCCTGATTTGACTCTATTTGATAGCTTATCTTCCGGCCTCTcatgcattttttttctctttggattttcttttttgcccttcaataaaaatttcggaTTCTATttatcgaattttttttgccttgaaaacaaattttgatttctattttctgaatttttcgtgaatttacactaaaaaaaacttcgaaaaaactttgatttctatgttctgaattttttttaaaggcaaaatgaaatttttagcgTATAAAAGAAACATGGCTATCATTCAATTTTTAGAAAGTATAAAATTGAGACTAGCCTTA encodes:
- the LOC123919723 gene encoding DNA repair RAD52-like protein 1, mitochondrial, producing MASSLSSSSSSLKLNHLRKTVCYFLNQNRCYSSKLKHAASTSSSSEFEKVADDVPISGICRPLSEILKELNKKVPDSLVKTRIEKDGFPIRYIPWHIVNRVLNLHAPEWSGEVRNITYSADAKSVSVVYRVTLYGTDAEIYRESTGTASIDDTSYGDPVQKAEAMAFRRACARFGLGLHLYHEESS